Proteins encoded by one window of Glycine soja cultivar W05 chromosome 15, ASM419377v2, whole genome shotgun sequence:
- the LOC114388397 gene encoding probable protein phosphatase 2C 35 isoform X3, translated as MGCVHGKCCTRYPSPSVGGSRDFRELGPYCAQRKHILTQSSLQFVPVPSHNFTLEYSVLTQRGYYPDSPDKENQDSFGIRTQFQGNPSVHFFGVYDGHGEFGGQCSNFVKDRLVENLSSDIALLEDPVKAYTSAFLTTNDDLHKNEIDDSLSGTTAITVLVIGNTLYVANVGDSRAVLAVKDGNRVVAEDLSSDQTPFRRDEYERVKLCGARVLSVDQVEGHKDPDIQTWGDEENQGDDPPRLWVQNGKLPGAAFTRSVGDKLAETIGVIAVPEVSTVQLTPNHLFFVVASDGVFEFLSSQTVVDMAASYSDPRDACAAIAGESYKLWLEHEGRTDDITIIIVQIKGLSNLHLDLEQVRSMSVL; from the exons ATGGGTTGTGTCCATGGCAAGTGCTGTACCCGTTACCCTTCACCCTCAGTGGGTGGCTCCAGAGACTTCAGAGAACTTGGCCCTTACTGTGCCCAAAGGAAGCACATTCTCACTCAGAGTTCACTGCAATTTGTTCCTGTCCCTTCCCATAACTTCACTTTGGAATACTCTGTGCTCACTCAGAGAGGGTACTATCCTGATTCACCTGATAAAGAGAACCAAGATAGTTTTGGCATTAGGACACAGTTTCAAGGCAACCCCAGTGTCCATTTCTTTGGTGTCTATGATGGGCATGGCGAATTTGGTGGCCAGTGTTCAAATTTTGTTAAGGATAGGTTGGTGGAAAATTTGTCAAGTGACATTGCATTGCTGGAGGACCCTGTTAAGGCCTACACTTCTGCATTCCTGACCACAAATGATGACTTGCATAAGAACGAGATTGATGATTCGTTGAGCGGCACCACTGCAATTACGGTGCTGGTTATTGGGAACACCCTTTATGTTGCTAATGTTGGTGATTCTAGAGCCGTGCTGGCTGTTAAGGATGGAAACCGCGTTGTTGCTGAGGACTTGTCCTCTGATCAGACACCATTTAGGAGAGATGAGTATGAGAGAGTGAAGCTTTGTGGGGCGAGGGTGTTAAGTGTTGATCAGGTGGAAGGGCACAAGGATCCAGATATTCAGACATGGGGTGATGAAGAGAATCAGGGTGATGATCCTCCTAGGTTGTGGGTTCAGAATGGAAAGCTTCCTGGAGCTGCTTTTACAAGGAGTGTAGGGGATAAGTTGGCTGAGACTATTGGTGTCATTGCTGTTCCTGAGGTGTCAACGGTTCAGCTTACACCTAACCatcttttctttgttgttgcaaGTGATGGTGTATTTGAGTTCCTATCAAGCCAAACTGTTGTTGATATG GCAGCAAGTTATTCAGATCCCCGCGATGCATGTGCTGCCATTGCTGGAGAGTCTTATAAACTATGGTTAGAACATGAGGGTCGAACAGATGATATAACAATTATCATTGTTCAGATCAAAGGCCTGTCTAAT TTACATCTGGACTTGGAGCAGGTGAGATCAATGTCAGTACTGTAA
- the LOC114387815 gene encoding SAC3 family protein B-like, producing MSSYQGFGKSSGPTAPLKSQPNFGLTNPSPSPVPAPSPQYTPRSIDSSSWSDGLKPFYKDLGTHTPERPSPVTTFIASHDSATGVTARISRFPNPERTRSPPISYADLDTNTPERPSPVTTFIPSRDSATGVTARISRFPNPERTRSPPISYADLDTNTPERPSPVTTFIPSRDSATGVTARISRFPNPERTRSPPISYADLDTDTPERPSPVTTFIASRDSATGVTARISRFPNPERTRSPPISYADVEALRSSDQTVLRNKPSLSPPRLGSTSNVPRTVPHSQIHQKSFLSNVSEATVSKPISSTAPKRSRSPPPSFAANETLEGNSISSEDNSEREMLAKAKRLARFKVELSKSEQNNDDIPNQKAFANRHEQSVLEQKYMRGNLMDSASNFTNGLAISDNEGLETSNLIIGLCPDMCPESERGERERKGDLDQYERVDGDRNVTSRLLAVKKYTRTAEREAILIRPMPILQKTIDYLLTLLDQPYDERFLGVYNFLWDRMRAIRMDLRMQHIFNQGAITMLEQMIKLHIIAMHELCEYTKGEGFSEGFDAHLNIEQMNKTSVDLFQMYDDHRKKGINIPTEKEFRGYYALLKLDKHPGYKVEPAELSLEIAKMTPAIRQTPEVLFARSVARACRTGNFIAFFRLARKATYLQACLMHAHFAKLRTQALASLHSGLQNSQGLPVAHVANWLAMEDEGIEGLLEYHGFLLKTFEEPYMVKEGPFLNVDVDYPTKCSKLVLKKRSGRITEDVSPSIQAESPHVETVKEIQMRKVYKHEPQVVSVVENDTTVQILDEEIPDAETIFSPKDSKSGKAFKDVQDSRKDHDMSTTRPSLLSFPFPNIIPEPQLPRIDVLKGTNSDLIVRGSPKRNLQSNVDRRPLETVPNAAPPESSLGNNFFVPPPVAQGISKDESLIIHQEHQDEINEVRENSQDEEIAEAKLKLFLRLWRRRASKLRRLREERQLASNAALNSMSLGPPIQHYIHRPGNFNKFDIDIAMRERYENQEKSWSRLNVSYIVADTLGGRNPDAKCLCWKIILCSQMNSRYEMGAASTWLTSKLMPSSDKDVVISSPGLVVWRKWISSQSGINPTCYLSVVRDTAFGSLDEVVSGAGAVMFLVSESISWELQRSHLHNLLMSIPSGACLPLLILCGSYDERFSSAIINELGLQSIDKLRISSFLLVFLSENQQQMEHSGGFFSDTRLREGLQWLAGESPLQPNLGCVKIRELVYAHLNSFSGVQDIAINSNLGPNDYISLFNEALDRSMKEIIATANSNPTGWPCPEIGLLDKFCDEDRVVKMCLPTLGWSSNVKTEPIICALQNCKLPNFPDDISWLARGSKVGYEIENQRMQLENCLIQYLTHTSKTMGISLATKEASVTMQSCARLELRGSSYHVVPHWGMIFRRIFNWRLMGLSSRAISTAYISESHHVGLPNVSSETWLSYYPDASLDEIISVNCNSPLPVNDQPRPEAFQTPPHRDSNDVFHETVNVRDTESNLPLDKLPSMDTTGTYGLNSADSNSGALMNGKPAKEADKLSKLLEQCKLLQDGIDKKLFLYF from the exons atgTCGTCGTATCAGGGATTTGGGAAGAGTTCAGGACCCACCGCACCTCTCAAATCCCAACCCAATTTCGGTCTCACTAACCCTTCTCCTTCACCTGTTCCTGCTCCTTCGCCACAATACACACCCAG ATCCATTGACTCTTCCAGTTGGAGTGATGGACTGAAACCGTTCTACAAAGATTTGGGTACCCATACTCCTGAAAGGCCGTCTCCAGTCACAACATTTATTGCTTCACATGATTCTGCAACTGGTGTTACAGCCAGAATTTCGAGATTTCCGAACCCAGAGAGAACCAGATCTCCTCCTATATCATATGCAGATTTGGATACCAATACTCCAGAAAGGCCATCTCCAGTCACAACATTTATTCCTTCACGTGATTCTGCAACTGGTGTTACAGCCAGAATTTCTAGATTTCCGAACCCAGAGAGAACCAGATCTCCTCCTATATCATATGCAGATTTGGATACCAATACTCCAGAAAGGCCATCTCCAGTCACAACATTTATTCCTTCACGTGATTCTGCAACTGGTGTTACAGCCAGAATTTCTAGATTTCCGAACCCAGAGAGAACCAGATCTCCTCCTATATCATATGCAGATTTGGATACTGATACTCCAGAAAGGCCATCTCCAGTCACAACATTTATTGCTTCACGTGATTCTGCAACTGGTGTTACGGCCAGAATTTCAAGATTTCCGAACCCAGAGAGAACCAGATCTCCTCCTATATCATATGCagatgttgaagctttgaggaGTTCTGATCAAACTGTCCTAAGAAATAA GCCTTCTCTGTCTCCTCCTAGACTGGGAAGTACATCAAATGTTCCAAGGACTGTCCCTCATTCTCAAATTCACCAGAAATCTTTCCTGTCTAATGTTTCTGAAGCCACTGTAAGCAAGCCCATCAGCTCCACTGCTCCTAAAAGATCAAGATCACCTCCTCCATCATTTGCAGCCAATGAAACCCTTGAAGGAAACTCAATTTCCTCAGAAGACAACTCTGAACG TGAAATGTTAGCCAAGGCAAAGCGTTTAGCTCGGTTCAAGGTAGAACTAAGCAAATCTGAACAAAATAATGATGATATTCCCAACCAGAAGGCTTTTGCAAACAGACATGAACAGTCTGTGTTGGAGCAGAAATATATGAGAGGGAATTTAATGGATTCAGCTAGCAACTTTACCAATGGTCTTGCTATTTCTGACAATGAAGGCTTGGAAACATCCAATTTAATTATTGGCTTATGCCCAGATATGTGTCCTG AGTCAGAAAGGGGAGAACGGGAAAGAAAAGGGGATCTTGACCAATATGAACGTGTGGATGGGGATAGAAATGTAACTAGCAGACTTCttgcagttaagaag TATACTAGGACAGCAGAGAGGGAAGCCATTCTGATCCGGCCTATGCCTATCCTGCAGAAGACAATTGATTATCTGCTCACTTTGCTAGATCAGCCTTATGATGAAAGGTTTCTTGGTGTATACAATTTCTTGTGGGATAGGATGAGAGCAATTCGGATGGACCTCAGAATGCAGCACATTTTCAATCAAGGGGCTATTACTATGCTGGAACAGATG ATAAAATTACATATCATTGCAATGCATGAATTATGTGAATACACTAAAGGAGAAGGATTTTCTGAGGGCTTTGATGCTCATCTCAATATTGAACAGATGAACAAAACTTCAGTTGATCTGTTCCAGATGTATGATGATCACAGAAAGAAAGGAATCAATATTCCCACCGAAAAAGAGTTTCGAGGCTATTATGCTCTTCTTAAACTGGATAAGCACCCTGGTTATAAA GTTGAACCTGCAGAGCTCTCCCTTGAAATTGCTAAGATGACTCCAGCAATAAGGCAGACTCCAGAAGTTCTATTTGCTCGCAGTGTAGCAAG AGCGTGCCGAACGGGTAATTTTATTGCCTTCTTTCGGCTTGCAAGAAAAGCAACTTATCTTCAAGCATGCCTAATGCATGCTCACTTTGCTAAG TTACGTACCCAGGCACTTGCTTCTCTGCATTCTGGTCTTCAGAATAGCCAAGGTCTCCCTGTTGCTCATGTTGCTAACTGGCTTGCTATGGAG GATGAAGGCATAGAGGGTCTCTTGGAGTATCATGGGTTCTTGCTAAAAACATTTGAAGAACCATACATGGTGAAGGAAGGCCCATTTCTCAATGTTGATGTTGACTATCCCACAAAGTGTTCAAaacttgtgctaaagaaaaggTCTGGAAGGATAACCGAGGATGTTTCACCCTCAATTCAAGCTGAATCACCACATGTTGAGACTGTGAAAGAGATTCAGATGAGGAAGGTTTACAAGCATGAGCCACAAGTAGTTTCAGTTGTTGAAAATGATACTACTGTCCAGATACTTGATGAGGAAATTCCAGATGCTGAAACTATTTTCTCCCCAAAGGATAGTAAATCAGGAAAGGCATTTAAGGATGTTCAGGACAGTCGAAAAGATCATGATATGTCCACTACTCGTCCATCACTGCTGAGCTTTCCTTTTCCTAATATTATACCTGAACCACAACTTCCTAGAATTGACGTTTTAAAGGGTACCAATTCCGATTTAATTGTGAGAGGTTCTCCAAAGAGAAACTTGCAGTCTAATGTTGATCGAAGGCCATTGGAGACTGTACCAAATGCAGCTCCACCAGAAAGTTCATTagggaataatttttttgtgccACCTCCTGTGGCCCAGGGTATATCCAAGGATGAGTCTCTGATTATTCACCAAGAACATCAAGATGAAATTAATGAAGTTAGAGAAAATTCTCAAGATGAAGAAATTGCTGAGGCCAAGCTGAAGTTGTTCTTAAG ATTATGGAGGAGGCGAGCGTCAAAATTAAGAAGATTACGGGAAGAGAGGCAATTAGCATCAAATGCTGCACTAAACTCAATGTCATTGGGCCCCCCAATTCAACATTATATACAT CGACCTGGTAACTTCAACAAGTTTGATATTGATATAGCTATGAGGGAGAGATATGAAAATCAGGAAAAATCATGGTCAAGACTTAACGTTTCCTATATAGTTGCTGATACACTAGGAGGAAGAAATCCAGATGCTAAATGCTTGTGCTGGAAGATCATTCTATGCTCTCAGATGAACAGTAGATATGAAATGGGAGCAGCAAGCACTTGGTTGACCTCAAAGTTGATGCCTTCTAGCGACAAAGATGTGGTTATTTCATCTCCTGGCTTGGTAGTATGGAGGAAATGGATTTCTAGTCAATCTGGCATCAATCCTACGTGCTACCTCTCTGTAGTTAGGGATACAGCATTTGGTAGTCTAGATGAGGTGGTATCTGGGGCAGGTGCAGTTATGTTTCTTGTGTCTGAGAGCATCTCATGGGAACTTCAGAGATCTCATCTTCATAATCTTCTGATGTCAATTCCCTCTGGGGCCTGCTTGCCTCTGCTGATCTTATGTGGCTCATACGATGAAAGGTTCTCTTCTGCTATTATTAATGAGCTGGGCCTTCAAAGCATTGATAAATTGCGGATTAGTAGCTTTCTGCTTGTTTTCCTCAGTGAAAACCAGCAGCAGATGGAACACTCAGGTGGGTTTTTCAGTGATACACGATTAAGGGAAGGGCTGCAATGGCTGGCAGGTGAATCACCGTTGCAACCCAACCTTGGCTGTGTGAAAATACGAGAACTTGTTTACGCCCATCTTAATTCTTTCTCAGGGGTGCAGGACATTGCCATTAACTCCAACTTGGGTCCTAATGACTATATCTCATTGTTCAATGAAGCCTTAGATCGTTCAATGAAAGAAATTATTGCTACTGCCAATTCAAATCCTACCGGTTGGCCTTGTCCAGAAATTGGTTTACTTGACAAGTTTTGTGATGAAGATAGAGTAGTAAAAATGTGCTTGCCAACTTTGGGATGGAGCTCAAATGTGAAAACTGAACCAATTATTTGTGCTTTGCAAAACTGTAAGCTCCCTAATTTCCCTGATGATATATCCTGGTTGGCCAGAGGTTCTAAAGTTGGATATGAGATTGAAAACCAGAGGATGCAGCTTGAGAATTGCTTGATCCAGTACTTGACTCATACTAGTAAGACAATGGGAATTTCTTTGGCAACTAAAGAGGCAAGTGTCACAATGCAAAGCTGTGCTAGACTTGAGCTACGTGGCTCAAGCTACCATGTAGTTCCACATTGGGGTATGATTTTTCGTCGAATTTTCAACTGGCGTTTAATGGGTTTATCTAGCAGGGCAATCTCCACGGCTTACATTTCAGAATCTCATCATGTTGGTCTTCCAAATGTGAGCTCTGAAACATGGCTATCTTATTATCCAGACGCGTCTTTGGATGAAATAATCAGTGTTAATTGTAACTCTCCTCTTCCCGTTAATGATCAGCCGAGGCCGGAAGCATTTCAAACTCCTCCACATAGGGATTCAAATGATGTATTCCATGAGACTGTTAACGTGAGGGATACTGAAAGCAATCTTCCACTTGATAAATTGCCTAGCATGGATACAACTGGAACATATGGTTTAAACAGTGCTGATTCTAACAGTGGAGCATTAATGAATGGGAAACCAGCCAAAGAAGCTGACAAGTTAAGCAAATTATTGGAGCAATGTAAATTGCTGCAGGATGGCATAGATAAGAAGCTCTTTCTATACTTCTAA
- the LOC114388397 gene encoding probable protein phosphatase 2C 35 isoform X2: protein MGCVHGKCCTRYPSPSVGGSRDFRELGPYCAQRKHILTQSSLQFVPVPSHNFTLEYSVLTQRGYYPDSPDKENQDSFGIRTQFQGNPSVHFFGVYDGHGEFGGQCSNFVKDRLVENLSSDIALLEDPVKAYTSAFLTTNDDLHKNEIDDSLSGTTAITVLVIGNTLYVANVGDSRAVLAVKDGNRVVAEDLSSDQTPFRRDEYERVKLCGARVLSVDQVEGHKDPDIQTWGDEENQGDDPPRLWVQNGKLPGAAFTRSVGDKLAETIGVIAVPEVSTVQLTPNHLFFVVASDGVFEFLSSQTVVDMAASYSDPRDACAAIAGESYKLWLEHEGRTDDITIIIVQIKGLSNSVTSGLGAGEINVSTVTRTKSKRVKGASEISATTGLDVCRSVRNGFSDLQSCPQHVVSTRSPAIVVPSPACQTPVVL, encoded by the exons ATGGGTTGTGTCCATGGCAAGTGCTGTACCCGTTACCCTTCACCCTCAGTGGGTGGCTCCAGAGACTTCAGAGAACTTGGCCCTTACTGTGCCCAAAGGAAGCACATTCTCACTCAGAGTTCACTGCAATTTGTTCCTGTCCCTTCCCATAACTTCACTTTGGAATACTCTGTGCTCACTCAGAGAGGGTACTATCCTGATTCACCTGATAAAGAGAACCAAGATAGTTTTGGCATTAGGACACAGTTTCAAGGCAACCCCAGTGTCCATTTCTTTGGTGTCTATGATGGGCATGGCGAATTTGGTGGCCAGTGTTCAAATTTTGTTAAGGATAGGTTGGTGGAAAATTTGTCAAGTGACATTGCATTGCTGGAGGACCCTGTTAAGGCCTACACTTCTGCATTCCTGACCACAAATGATGACTTGCATAAGAACGAGATTGATGATTCGTTGAGCGGCACCACTGCAATTACGGTGCTGGTTATTGGGAACACCCTTTATGTTGCTAATGTTGGTGATTCTAGAGCCGTGCTGGCTGTTAAGGATGGAAACCGCGTTGTTGCTGAGGACTTGTCCTCTGATCAGACACCATTTAGGAGAGATGAGTATGAGAGAGTGAAGCTTTGTGGGGCGAGGGTGTTAAGTGTTGATCAGGTGGAAGGGCACAAGGATCCAGATATTCAGACATGGGGTGATGAAGAGAATCAGGGTGATGATCCTCCTAGGTTGTGGGTTCAGAATGGAAAGCTTCCTGGAGCTGCTTTTACAAGGAGTGTAGGGGATAAGTTGGCTGAGACTATTGGTGTCATTGCTGTTCCTGAGGTGTCAACGGTTCAGCTTACACCTAACCatcttttctttgttgttgcaaGTGATGGTGTATTTGAGTTCCTATCAAGCCAAACTGTTGTTGATATG GCAGCAAGTTATTCAGATCCCCGCGATGCATGTGCTGCCATTGCTGGAGAGTCTTATAAACTATGGTTAGAACATGAGGGTCGAACAGATGATATAACAATTATCATTGTTCAGATCAAAGGCCTGTCTAAT tcaGTTACATCTGGACTTGGAGCAGGTGAGATCAATGTCAGTACTGTAACAAGGACAAAGAGCAAGAGGGTAAAGGGAGCATCCGAAATATCTGCCACTACTGGGTTAGATGTGTGTCGTTCAGTCAGGAATGGTTTCTCTGATTTACAGTCCTGTCCACAGCATGTGGTCTCAACTAGAAGCCCAGCCATAGTGGTCCCCTCTCCGGCATGTCAAACACCAGTTGTATTG TAA
- the LOC114386856 gene encoding peptide methionine sulfoxide reductase B5-like, with protein MAAPTPIHKTEEEWKVILSPEQFRILRQKGTELKGTGEYNKFFEEGIYNCAGCGTPLYKSSTKFDSGCGWPAFFEGFPGAINRTPDPDGRRTEITCAACGGHLGHVFKGEGFKTPTDERHCVNSISVKFVPGSATFSI; from the exons ATGGCAGCACCAACGCCGATTCACAAAACTGAAGAGGAATGGAAGGTCATTCTCTCCCCCGAGCAGTTTCGGATCCTTCGCCAGAAAGGAACTGA ATTGAAGGGTACAGGAGAATATAACAAGTTTTTTGAAGAAGGAATTTACAACTGTGCTGGCTGTGGGACTCCTCTTTACAAGTCTTCAACCAAGTTTGATTCTGGTTGTGGTTGGCCTGCTTTCTTTGAGGGTTTTCCCGGCGCCATCAATCGAACC CCTGACCCAGATGGGAGGAGGACTGAGATAACCTGTGCAGCCTGTGGTGGGCACTTGGGTCATGTTTTCAAAGGAGAGGGATTCAAGACCCCAACTGATGAACGCCATTGCGTCAATAGTATTTCTGTCAAATTTGTTCCGGGAAGTGCTACTTTTTCAATATGA
- the LOC114388397 gene encoding probable protein phosphatase 2C 35 isoform X1 produces the protein MGCVHGKCCTRYPSPSVGGSRDFRELGPYCAQRKHILTQSSLQFVPVPSHNFTLEYSVLTQRGYYPDSPDKENQDSFGIRTQFQGNPSVHFFGVYDGHGEFGGQCSNFVKDRLVENLSSDIALLEDPVKAYTSAFLTTNDDLHKNEIDDSLSGTTAITVLVIGNTLYVANVGDSRAVLAVKDGNRVVAEDLSSDQTPFRRDEYERVKLCGARVLSVDQVEGHKDPDIQTWGDEENQGDDPPRLWVQNGKLPGAAFTRSVGDKLAETIGVIAVPEVSTVQLTPNHLFFVVASDGVFEFLSSQTVVDMAASYSDPRDACAAIAGESYKLWLEHEGRTDDITIIIVQIKGLSNSVTSGLGAGEINVSTVTRTKSKRVKGASEISATTGLDVCRSVRNGFSDLQSCPQHVVSTRSPAIVVPSPACQTPVVLVQSH, from the exons ATGGGTTGTGTCCATGGCAAGTGCTGTACCCGTTACCCTTCACCCTCAGTGGGTGGCTCCAGAGACTTCAGAGAACTTGGCCCTTACTGTGCCCAAAGGAAGCACATTCTCACTCAGAGTTCACTGCAATTTGTTCCTGTCCCTTCCCATAACTTCACTTTGGAATACTCTGTGCTCACTCAGAGAGGGTACTATCCTGATTCACCTGATAAAGAGAACCAAGATAGTTTTGGCATTAGGACACAGTTTCAAGGCAACCCCAGTGTCCATTTCTTTGGTGTCTATGATGGGCATGGCGAATTTGGTGGCCAGTGTTCAAATTTTGTTAAGGATAGGTTGGTGGAAAATTTGTCAAGTGACATTGCATTGCTGGAGGACCCTGTTAAGGCCTACACTTCTGCATTCCTGACCACAAATGATGACTTGCATAAGAACGAGATTGATGATTCGTTGAGCGGCACCACTGCAATTACGGTGCTGGTTATTGGGAACACCCTTTATGTTGCTAATGTTGGTGATTCTAGAGCCGTGCTGGCTGTTAAGGATGGAAACCGCGTTGTTGCTGAGGACTTGTCCTCTGATCAGACACCATTTAGGAGAGATGAGTATGAGAGAGTGAAGCTTTGTGGGGCGAGGGTGTTAAGTGTTGATCAGGTGGAAGGGCACAAGGATCCAGATATTCAGACATGGGGTGATGAAGAGAATCAGGGTGATGATCCTCCTAGGTTGTGGGTTCAGAATGGAAAGCTTCCTGGAGCTGCTTTTACAAGGAGTGTAGGGGATAAGTTGGCTGAGACTATTGGTGTCATTGCTGTTCCTGAGGTGTCAACGGTTCAGCTTACACCTAACCatcttttctttgttgttgcaaGTGATGGTGTATTTGAGTTCCTATCAAGCCAAACTGTTGTTGATATG GCAGCAAGTTATTCAGATCCCCGCGATGCATGTGCTGCCATTGCTGGAGAGTCTTATAAACTATGGTTAGAACATGAGGGTCGAACAGATGATATAACAATTATCATTGTTCAGATCAAAGGCCTGTCTAAT tcaGTTACATCTGGACTTGGAGCAGGTGAGATCAATGTCAGTACTGTAACAAGGACAAAGAGCAAGAGGGTAAAGGGAGCATCCGAAATATCTGCCACTACTGGGTTAGATGTGTGTCGTTCAGTCAGGAATGGTTTCTCTGATTTACAGTCCTGTCCACAGCATGTGGTCTCAACTAGAAGCCCAGCCATAGTGGTCCCCTCTCCGGCATGTCAAACACCAGTTGTATTGGTACAGTCACACTAG